A window from Streptomyces sp. NBC_00299 encodes these proteins:
- a CDS encoding GNAT family N-acetyltransferase: protein MYAISLGDDGAELRPLEPWHAEEFLAHLERGREFINEYVPFGSKATDVDAARAVLQRYADMRAADTGSLHGLWLEGKLVGGVLFLNFDAENANCEVGCWLEPAGTGRGLVTRAMRILIDFAVEQRGIHRVEWIASAGNTPSLNVARRLGMTREGVRRESYPYRGVRHDLEVWSILAPEWREARTCAVHNDQ, encoded by the coding sequence ATGTACGCGATATCGCTGGGTGACGACGGAGCCGAGTTGCGGCCACTGGAGCCGTGGCACGCCGAGGAGTTCCTGGCCCATCTGGAGCGCGGGCGGGAGTTCATCAACGAGTACGTCCCCTTCGGCTCGAAGGCCACGGACGTGGACGCCGCTCGGGCGGTGCTCCAGCGGTACGCCGACATGCGCGCCGCCGACACCGGGTCCCTGCACGGCCTGTGGCTGGAGGGCAAGCTGGTCGGCGGGGTGCTCTTCCTCAACTTCGACGCCGAGAACGCCAACTGCGAGGTCGGCTGCTGGCTGGAGCCGGCCGGCACCGGGCGGGGGCTCGTCACGCGCGCGATGCGCATCCTCATCGACTTCGCCGTCGAGCAGCGCGGCATCCACCGCGTCGAATGGATCGCCTCCGCCGGGAACACACCCAGCCTCAACGTGGCGCGCCGCCTCGGCATGACCCGCGAAGGCGTGCGCAGGGAGAGCTACCCCTATCGTGGGGTGCGGCACGACCTCGAGGTGTGGTCGATTCTGGCCCCCGAGTGGCGTGAGGCACGCACGTGTGCCGTCCACAATGATCAGTGA
- a CDS encoding MMPL family transporter: MAALARWCAQRRLVAVLLWLLAFGGVAAAAAVTGSAYSNDYQVPGTESGRATQLLEEGFPGLGGDSGTVVWHTTSGTVRAVDVEQTMTRTLDEIADLPGVAAVSSPYDKQGAAQISEDGHTAYATVTFDAGAESLDEGDAQAVVSAAKDAETDGLQVELGGSAAGLTESPGGHIAEVVGVAVAAVVLFLAFGSLAASLLPIATALVSVGTAYAGIALLGHVMTVADFAPMLGMLIGLGVGIDYALFIVTRHRRGLKRGLPVTESITNAVATTGRAVVFAGATVCIALLGMLILQLSFLNGVAIAASLTVVLTVAASVTLLPALLSFIGMRALSRRERRRLTEHGPQPELPTGFAARWSAFVERHPKALGAIALAVITVLALPTLGLRLGTSDQGNNPESATTRQAYDLLADGFGPGVNGPLTLVTRVDGGDDKLALDNLDATLRSTEGVAAVTPVTYNSGGNTAYLTVVPESSPQSRQTSDLVDRLRSEVLPRAETGTSLDVQVGGMTAGYDDFADVIVGKLPLFVGVVIGLGCLLLLLAFRSVGIPLKAAAMNVAAVAAAFGVVVAIFQWGWGSELLGLGRAGPIEPFLPVIMVSVLFGLSMDYQVFLVSRMYEEWLETGDNRRAVRIGLAETGRVINSAAVIMISVFLAFVLSGDRVIAMFGIALAAAVALDAFVLRTLLVPALMHMLGGANWWLPRWLDKRMPRISIEPPESRAAHERLTDVVAELEKEQRGDVRDIAG; the protein is encoded by the coding sequence GTGGCAGCCCTCGCACGCTGGTGTGCCCAGCGCCGCCTCGTCGCCGTACTGCTCTGGCTGCTTGCCTTCGGAGGGGTGGCCGCGGCCGCCGCCGTGACCGGCTCCGCGTACTCGAACGACTACCAGGTCCCCGGCACCGAATCGGGCCGCGCCACCCAGCTGTTGGAAGAGGGCTTCCCCGGCCTCGGCGGCGACAGCGGCACCGTCGTCTGGCACACCACCTCCGGCACCGTGCGCGCCGTCGACGTCGAGCAGACCATGACGCGCACCCTGGACGAGATCGCGGACCTGCCCGGAGTCGCGGCCGTGAGCAGCCCGTACGACAAGCAGGGCGCCGCGCAGATCAGCGAGGACGGGCACACGGCGTACGCCACCGTCACCTTCGACGCCGGAGCCGAGAGCCTCGACGAGGGCGACGCGCAGGCGGTCGTGAGCGCGGCCAAGGACGCCGAGACCGACGGGCTCCAGGTGGAGCTGGGCGGCAGCGCCGCCGGGCTCACCGAGTCGCCGGGCGGGCACATCGCCGAGGTCGTCGGGGTGGCCGTGGCGGCCGTCGTGCTCTTCCTCGCCTTCGGATCGCTCGCCGCCTCGCTGCTGCCCATCGCCACCGCGCTGGTCAGCGTGGGCACCGCGTACGCCGGGATCGCACTGCTCGGGCACGTCATGACCGTCGCCGACTTCGCGCCCATGCTCGGCATGCTCATCGGGCTCGGCGTCGGCATCGACTACGCGCTGTTCATCGTCACCCGGCACCGGCGCGGGCTGAAACGCGGGCTGCCCGTCACCGAGTCGATCACGAACGCCGTCGCGACCACCGGACGGGCCGTCGTGTTCGCGGGTGCCACGGTGTGCATCGCCCTGCTCGGCATGCTGATCCTCCAGCTGAGCTTCCTCAACGGCGTCGCGATAGCCGCCTCGCTGACCGTGGTCCTGACGGTCGCCGCGTCCGTGACCCTGCTGCCCGCCCTGCTGTCCTTCATCGGCATGCGCGCCCTGAGCCGTCGCGAGCGGCGCCGGCTGACGGAGCACGGACCCCAGCCCGAGCTGCCGACCGGGTTCGCCGCCCGCTGGTCCGCGTTCGTGGAGCGCCACCCCAAGGCGCTCGGCGCGATCGCCCTGGCCGTCATCACGGTCCTCGCGCTGCCCACCCTCGGCCTGCGCCTGGGCACCTCCGACCAGGGCAACAACCCCGAGTCCGCCACCACCCGCCAGGCCTACGACCTCCTCGCCGACGGCTTCGGACCCGGCGTGAACGGCCCGCTCACCCTCGTCACCCGGGTCGACGGCGGCGACGACAAGCTCGCCCTCGACAACCTCGACGCCACCCTGCGCTCCACCGAGGGCGTCGCGGCGGTGACCCCGGTGACGTACAACAGCGGCGGAAACACCGCCTACCTCACCGTCGTACCGGAGTCCTCGCCGCAGTCGCGGCAGACCAGCGACCTCGTCGACCGGCTGCGCTCCGAGGTTCTGCCGCGCGCCGAGACCGGCACCTCGCTCGATGTGCAGGTCGGCGGCATGACGGCCGGCTACGACGACTTCGCCGATGTGATCGTCGGCAAGCTGCCGCTGTTCGTCGGCGTCGTCATCGGCCTGGGCTGTCTGCTGCTCCTGCTCGCCTTCCGGTCGGTCGGCATCCCGCTGAAGGCCGCCGCGATGAACGTCGCCGCGGTCGCCGCCGCCTTCGGCGTCGTCGTCGCGATCTTCCAGTGGGGCTGGGGGAGTGAGCTGCTGGGGCTGGGCCGCGCCGGGCCGATCGAGCCCTTCCTCCCCGTGATCATGGTGTCGGTGCTCTTCGGCCTCTCCATGGACTACCAGGTCTTCCTGGTCAGCCGGATGTACGAGGAATGGCTGGAGACCGGCGACAACCGGCGGGCCGTGCGCATCGGCCTCGCCGAGACCGGCCGGGTGATCAACTCCGCCGCGGTCATCATGATCTCGGTCTTCCTCGCCTTCGTCCTCAGCGGCGACCGCGTGATCGCCATGTTCGGCATCGCCCTCGCCGCCGCCGTCGCCCTGGACGCCTTCGTCCTGCGCACCCTCCTCGTCCCCGCCCTGATGCACATGCTCGGCGGCGCCAACTGGTGGCTGCCCCGTTGGCTCGACAAGCGCATGCCCCGCATCAGCATCGAGCCGCCCGAGTCCCGCGCCGCCCATGAGAGGCTCACCGACGTCGTGGCGGAACTGGAGAAGGAGCAGCGGGGCGATGTACGCGATATCGCTGGGTGA
- a CDS encoding SAM-dependent methyltransferase: MPDLTPRTSNEDLTKWLTHPRYPRSNSYDPRWVVENQMGPNALWLLEWLAPALGLEALRPGARVLDLGCGRAMTSVFLAREYDAQVTAADLWIKPDDNAGRIAEAGFADRVQPVHAEAHDLPFAEGSFDAIVSVDAYQYFGTDDLYLPTLTRLLRPGGRIGVVVPALREEPQGLEPPEHLEPWWEPGYWCFHSADWWRRQWTRSGAVEVEAADWLDDGWRDWLLWCEVIAAESPEEWHRTMARQVGEMLRHDEGRALGFVRLVGRRKP; encoded by the coding sequence ATGCCGGACCTCACCCCGAGGACCTCGAATGAGGACCTCACCAAGTGGCTGACCCACCCCCGCTACCCGCGCAGCAACAGCTACGACCCCCGCTGGGTCGTGGAGAACCAGATGGGCCCGAACGCACTCTGGCTGCTGGAGTGGCTGGCCCCGGCCCTCGGCCTGGAGGCCCTGCGCCCTGGCGCGCGCGTCCTCGATCTGGGCTGCGGGCGAGCCATGACCTCCGTCTTCCTGGCCAGGGAGTACGACGCCCAGGTCACCGCGGCCGACTTGTGGATCAAGCCCGACGACAACGCGGGGCGCATTGCCGAGGCCGGTTTCGCCGACCGTGTGCAGCCCGTGCACGCCGAGGCGCACGACCTGCCGTTCGCCGAGGGCAGCTTCGACGCGATCGTGAGCGTCGACGCGTACCAGTACTTCGGCACCGACGACCTCTATCTGCCCACCCTGACGCGGCTGTTGCGGCCCGGCGGGCGGATCGGCGTCGTCGTGCCCGCGCTGCGGGAGGAACCTCAGGGGCTCGAGCCGCCGGAGCATCTCGAGCCGTGGTGGGAGCCGGGCTACTGGTGCTTTCACTCCGCCGACTGGTGGCGACGACAGTGGACCCGCAGCGGCGCCGTCGAGGTCGAGGCCGCCGACTGGCTGGACGACGGTTGGCGGGACTGGCTGCTGTGGTGCGAGGTGATCGCCGCGGAGAGCCCGGAGGAGTGGCATCGCACGATGGCACGCCAGGTCGGCGAGATGCTGCGCCATGACGAGGGCCGCGCGCTGGGCTTCGTACGGCTCGTGGGACGCCGTAAGCCGTAG
- a CDS encoding DUF6191 domain-containing protein, which yields MFNAFDELFAPGRKHTRDEQNRLELTREDVGDADPGRGPIDLASGKVVVRPPEPSAEEDDGGRDGKRDGKRDGQG from the coding sequence GTGTTCAACGCGTTCGACGAACTCTTCGCGCCCGGCCGCAAGCACACCCGCGACGAACAGAACCGTCTGGAACTGACTCGCGAGGACGTCGGGGACGCCGACCCCGGGCGCGGACCGATAGATCTCGCGTCCGGGAAGGTCGTCGTACGGCCGCCCGAACCGTCGGCCGAGGAGGACGACGGCGGGCGCGACGGGAAGCGTGACGGGAAGCGCGACGGGCAGGGGTGA
- a CDS encoding helix-turn-helix transcriptional regulator, with protein MLEPVESRSVSPVFVGRAAELEILNDALARAAAGEPQALVIGGEAGVGKTRLVEEFATAAGRGAVVALGGCVEIGADGLPFAPFSTALRALRRELPGELAAAAAGQEEELARLLPELGETVPTRAADRSDEEGMARLFELTARLLERVAAGRTVVVALEDLHWADASTRHLLAYLFRTLRTGRLVVLATYRSDDIHRRHPLRPLLAELDRLRTVRRIELGRFSRAEVGRQIAGILATEPDPVQVDEIFERSDGNAFFVEELAVATHEGSCTGLTDSLRDLLLVRVESLPDSAQRVARTVAEGGSTVEYRLLAAVAQLAEDDLIEALRAAVGANILIAAPGDDGYRFRHSLVREAVGDDLLPGERSRLNRRYAEALESDPTLVPAGERVMRLASYWYHAHDPAKALPAVLDASVTARRRHAHSEQLRLLERAMELWDTAPEDIRATLRPVDYAEAYPPCGCDPDTTPLRYLDLMAEAAVAGRLCGERERALKITKRALHLLEDEGDPMRAAWFWVQRSRLTQALARGDGWKELGTAQELVRGLPPSEVHAEVLATAANWSMLRAPGPDAMSAAERAVEYARMVGAEDIELNARLTLGGLMVDAGHIDAGLAQMYEVKEEVLTRGITTVVGRSHVNLPSALEGIGRSQDAVGILREGLRLTQEWGLRDSEAWIWTNLAESLVSLGRWDEAADAAVNAQRTGQSAKPRGGASNSLAHLALARGEVTEAARHLAAARASYGTHDPMPQNNLPMSCLALGTAAAEGRLLDARAEADRVLDAGFPPGTHRYAWPLLLAAAVAESDARAQSLPTAEEGRAAFLQRLFEAVRTLTTGAPLWLAYEKWTRAELDRADGRTATATWSDVVTAFEALERPYDLARVRHRLAEALLAVGGDDERARATELLRLTRAAATHLDARPLVDATTHLAERARLALTTAPPPADPADSLGLTTRERDVLRLVSVGRTNRQIAEELFISPKTASVHVSNILGKLGVSGRGEAAAVAHRTGMFAAETLTSGT; from the coding sequence ATGCTCGAGCCCGTGGAGAGTCGGTCCGTCAGTCCCGTGTTCGTCGGTCGCGCAGCCGAGTTGGAGATACTGAACGACGCGCTGGCCCGAGCCGCCGCGGGCGAGCCGCAGGCGTTGGTGATCGGCGGCGAGGCCGGGGTCGGCAAGACCCGCCTCGTCGAGGAGTTCGCCACCGCCGCCGGCCGGGGAGCCGTCGTCGCGCTCGGCGGCTGCGTCGAGATCGGCGCCGACGGGCTGCCGTTCGCCCCGTTCTCCACCGCGCTGCGCGCCCTGCGGCGCGAACTGCCCGGCGAGCTGGCCGCCGCGGCCGCCGGCCAGGAGGAGGAACTGGCCCGGCTGCTGCCCGAGTTGGGCGAGACGGTCCCGACCCGCGCTGCGGACCGTTCCGACGAAGAGGGCATGGCCCGTCTCTTCGAGCTCACGGCCCGGCTCCTGGAGCGCGTCGCCGCGGGCCGCACGGTCGTCGTCGCCCTGGAGGACCTGCACTGGGCCGACGCGTCCACCCGCCACCTCCTCGCCTACCTCTTCCGCACCCTGCGCACCGGCCGCCTCGTCGTCCTCGCCACCTACCGCTCCGACGACATCCACCGCCGTCACCCGCTGCGCCCGCTCCTCGCCGAACTCGACCGGCTGCGCACGGTCCGCCGCATCGAACTCGGCCGCTTCAGCCGCGCCGAGGTCGGCCGCCAGATCGCCGGCATCCTCGCCACCGAACCCGACCCGGTCCAGGTCGACGAGATCTTCGAACGCTCCGACGGCAACGCCTTCTTCGTCGAGGAACTCGCCGTCGCCACCCACGAGGGCAGCTGCACCGGCCTCACCGACTCCCTGCGCGACCTGCTCCTCGTCCGGGTCGAGAGCCTGCCGGACAGCGCCCAGCGGGTCGCCCGGACCGTCGCCGAGGGCGGCTCCACCGTCGAGTACCGGCTGCTCGCCGCCGTCGCCCAACTCGCCGAGGACGACCTCATCGAGGCGCTGCGGGCCGCCGTGGGCGCCAACATCCTCATCGCCGCGCCCGGCGACGACGGCTACCGCTTCCGGCACTCCCTGGTCCGTGAGGCCGTCGGCGACGACCTGCTGCCCGGCGAGCGCTCCCGCCTCAACCGCCGCTACGCCGAAGCCCTGGAGAGCGACCCGACGCTCGTCCCCGCCGGCGAGCGCGTGATGCGGCTGGCCAGCTACTGGTACCACGCCCACGACCCGGCCAAGGCCCTGCCCGCCGTCCTGGACGCCTCCGTCACCGCCCGCCGCCGGCATGCCCACTCCGAGCAACTGCGGCTGCTGGAACGCGCCATGGAGCTGTGGGACACCGCCCCCGAGGACATCCGGGCCACCCTGCGCCCCGTCGACTACGCCGAGGCCTACCCTCCCTGCGGCTGCGACCCCGACACCACACCCCTGCGCTACCTCGACCTGATGGCCGAGGCCGCCGTCGCCGGACGGCTCTGCGGGGAACGCGAACGCGCCCTGAAGATCACCAAGCGCGCCCTGCATCTGCTCGAGGACGAGGGCGATCCGATGCGCGCCGCCTGGTTCTGGGTCCAGCGCTCCCGCCTGACGCAGGCCCTGGCCCGCGGCGACGGCTGGAAGGAGCTGGGCACCGCCCAGGAGCTGGTGCGCGGCCTGCCGCCGTCCGAGGTGCACGCCGAGGTGCTGGCCACCGCGGCCAACTGGTCGATGCTGCGTGCCCCCGGCCCCGACGCCATGTCGGCCGCCGAGCGGGCCGTGGAGTACGCCCGCATGGTGGGCGCCGAGGACATCGAACTCAACGCGCGCCTCACCCTCGGCGGCCTCATGGTCGACGCCGGCCACATCGACGCCGGACTGGCCCAGATGTACGAGGTCAAGGAAGAGGTACTGACCCGTGGCATCACCACGGTGGTGGGCCGGAGCCATGTGAACCTGCCTTCCGCGCTCGAAGGCATCGGCCGCTCGCAGGACGCCGTCGGCATCCTGCGCGAGGGACTGCGCCTCACTCAGGAGTGGGGACTGCGCGACTCCGAGGCGTGGATCTGGACGAACCTCGCCGAGTCGCTAGTCTCCCTGGGCCGCTGGGACGAGGCCGCCGACGCCGCGGTGAACGCCCAGCGCACGGGGCAGTCCGCCAAGCCGCGCGGCGGGGCCTCCAACAGCCTCGCCCATCTCGCACTCGCCCGCGGAGAGGTCACCGAGGCCGCCCGCCATCTCGCCGCCGCCCGCGCCTCCTACGGCACCCACGACCCCATGCCGCAGAACAACCTGCCGATGTCCTGCCTGGCCCTCGGCACAGCCGCCGCCGAGGGCCGTCTCCTCGACGCCCGTGCGGAGGCCGACCGGGTCCTGGACGCCGGCTTCCCGCCCGGCACCCACCGCTACGCCTGGCCGCTGCTGCTCGCCGCCGCCGTGGCCGAGTCCGACGCCCGCGCCCAGTCGCTGCCCACCGCCGAGGAGGGCCGCGCTGCCTTCCTGCAACGGCTCTTCGAGGCAGTCCGCACGCTCACCACGGGCGCGCCCCTGTGGCTGGCCTACGAGAAGTGGACCCGGGCCGAACTCGACCGGGCCGACGGCCGGACCGCCACCGCCACCTGGTCGGACGTGGTCACCGCCTTCGAGGCCCTGGAGCGGCCCTACGACCTCGCCCGGGTCCGCCACCGCCTGGCCGAGGCCCTGCTCGCCGTCGGCGGCGACGACGAGCGCGCCCGCGCGACGGAACTGCTCCGGCTGACCCGGGCCGCCGCCACCCACCTGGACGCCCGTCCGCTCGTCGACGCCACGACGCACCTCGCCGAGCGAGCCCGCCTCGCCCTCACGACGGCCCCGCCCCCGGCCGACCCGGCCGACTCCCTCGGCCTCACCACCCGCGAACGAGACGTCTTGCGCCTGGTCTCCGTCGGCCGCACCAACCGCCAGATCGCCGAGGAACTCTTCATCTCCCCGAAGACGGCCAGCGTCCACGTGTCGAACATTTTGGGCAAGCTCGGCGTCTCCGGAAGGGGCGAGGCGGCGGCCGTGGCGCATCGGACGGGGATGTTCGCGGCCGAAACGCTCACGTCCGGGACCTGA
- a CDS encoding PQQ-dependent sugar dehydrogenase has product MAAAALLLTAGCSSDDGGSPGEDGAAAPSSTAAGSSPSGQAAEETPSAKGSVKVVRTVAEGLNTPWGLAPLPDGDLLVSSRDEATITRVDGETGKKTELGEVPGVSPAGEGGLMGLALSPDYASDHMIYAYFTSASDNRIVRVLYDEQRPAGEQLGAPDTIFKGIPKGFIHNGGRIAFGPDKMLYAGTGESGDTGLSQDKESLGGKILRLTPEGEPAPGNPFPDSPVYSYGHRNVQGLAWDAKQRLFAAEFGQDTWDELNAIKPGGNYGWPEAEGKADNSKYRNPLAQWGTDDASPSGIAYAEGSMWMAGLKGQRLWRVPLNGTEASADPQAFLEGEYGRLRTVVSAGGDKLWVTTSNTDGRGGPKDGDDRILEVQVT; this is encoded by the coding sequence ATGGCCGCGGCCGCGCTCCTGCTGACGGCCGGCTGTTCCTCCGACGACGGGGGATCACCGGGCGAGGACGGAGCCGCGGCGCCCAGCAGCACGGCCGCGGGGTCGTCGCCCTCCGGGCAGGCCGCCGAGGAGACCCCGTCGGCGAAGGGCTCCGTCAAGGTGGTGCGTACCGTCGCCGAGGGCCTGAACACCCCCTGGGGCCTGGCCCCTCTTCCCGACGGCGACCTGCTCGTCTCCTCCCGCGACGAGGCCACGATCACGCGGGTCGACGGGGAGACGGGCAAGAAGACGGAGCTGGGCGAGGTACCGGGGGTGTCCCCGGCGGGCGAGGGCGGCCTCATGGGCCTGGCGCTGTCGCCGGACTACGCCTCGGACCACATGATCTACGCGTACTTCACCTCGGCCTCGGACAACCGCATAGTCCGCGTGCTGTACGACGAGCAGCGGCCGGCCGGCGAGCAACTGGGCGCACCCGACACGATCTTCAAGGGCATCCCCAAGGGCTTCATCCACAACGGCGGCCGGATCGCCTTCGGCCCCGACAAGATGCTGTACGCAGGCACGGGCGAGAGCGGCGACACAGGCCTGTCCCAGGACAAGGAGTCCCTGGGCGGCAAGATCCTGCGCCTGACCCCGGAGGGCGAACCGGCTCCCGGCAACCCCTTCCCCGACTCCCCCGTGTACTCGTACGGCCACCGCAACGTCCAGGGCCTGGCCTGGGATGCCAAACAGCGCCTGTTCGCCGCCGAGTTCGGCCAGGACACCTGGGACGAGCTCAACGCGATCAAGCCGGGCGGCAACTACGGATGGCCAGAAGCCGAGGGCAAGGCGGACAACTCCAAGTACCGCAATCCTCTCGCCCAGTGGGGCACCGACGACGCCTCCCCCAGCGGCATCGCCTACGCCGAAGGCTCTATGTGGATGGCGGGCCTGAAGGGCCAGCGCCTATGGCGGGTCCCTCTGAACGGGACCGAGGCATCGGCCGACCCGCAGGCCTTCCTGGAGGGCGAGTACGGCCGGCTGCGGACGGTCGTTTCGGCGGGCGGCGACAAGCTGTGGGTGACGACGAGCAACACCGACGGACGGGGCGGCCCGAAGGACGGGGACGACCGGATTCTGGAGGTGCAGGTGACCTGA